From Methanomassiliicoccales archaeon LGM-RCC1, one genomic window encodes:
- a CDS encoding sodium-dependent transporter: MPENEERASFSGKVGFVLAASASAVGLGNLWRFPYLTSHYGGGIFVIVYIILAVTFGFSLLIAETALGRKTGKSCISAFGELCSKYKFIGIIAAIVPILIVPYYCVIGGWVTKWLAMSATGELATLADGGGAYWWSWITGAIDGMSDPTAWFLIFALLCVVCVAVGVERGIEKLSKILMPLLLFMIIGITIYEFTLPGIWDGVVFYLNPDVSKLSGGTFVGAISQIFYSMSLAMGIMITYGSYMKKNVNIEKSARNIGIIDTGVAFLAGLMIVPPAFMMGMGDSKSMGLMFSALPQVFEGMPAGEIVAPIFYLLVLFAAMTSAVSLLETVVSVFVDIKSIKRKNSILISIALLLVLGIMSVMGFGPWMTDLSPLDQGAGWLGIFDNITNVILMPIVAILTCVFIGYVIKVTVITDEVKAEGNTFRSEKAFVLMIKYICPVFLVVMLVYGLLQMVGVLPPF, encoded by the coding sequence ATGCCCGAAAATGAAGAGAGAGCTTCATTCAGCGGAAAGGTGGGATTCGTCCTGGCCGCATCGGCTTCTGCAGTCGGTCTTGGAAACCTTTGGAGGTTCCCGTATCTGACATCCCACTATGGAGGAGGAATCTTCGTCATCGTGTACATCATTTTGGCGGTGACTTTTGGATTTTCATTGCTCATCGCTGAGACAGCTCTCGGAAGGAAGACTGGAAAGTCTTGTATCAGCGCATTCGGAGAATTGTGCAGCAAATACAAATTCATCGGAATCATCGCAGCGATAGTTCCTATTCTGATCGTACCATACTACTGCGTTATCGGTGGTTGGGTCACAAAATGGTTAGCGATGTCCGCAACGGGCGAACTGGCCACACTGGCCGATGGAGGCGGAGCATACTGGTGGAGTTGGATCACGGGCGCCATAGACGGCATGTCCGATCCCACGGCATGGTTCCTGATCTTCGCATTGCTTTGTGTCGTCTGTGTAGCTGTCGGTGTGGAGAGAGGAATCGAGAAACTGAGCAAGATCCTCATGCCTCTTCTGCTGTTCATGATCATCGGAATCACCATCTATGAGTTCACTCTCCCCGGTATCTGGGATGGAGTCGTGTTCTATCTCAACCCTGATGTGTCCAAGCTGAGCGGCGGAACCTTCGTTGGAGCCATCAGTCAGATCTTCTACTCGATGTCCCTGGCGATGGGAATCATGATCACATACGGTTCCTACATGAAGAAGAACGTCAACATCGAGAAGTCCGCGAGGAACATCGGTATCATTGATACCGGAGTCGCTTTCCTGGCGGGTCTCATGATTGTTCCTCCGGCATTCATGATGGGAATGGGTGACTCGAAGAGCATGGGACTGATGTTCTCGGCCTTGCCCCAGGTATTCGAAGGAATGCCCGCAGGTGAGATCGTCGCACCCATATTCTATCTGCTCGTTCTGTTCGCAGCCATGACCTCGGCCGTCTCACTTCTAGAGACTGTGGTCTCTGTGTTCGTGGATATCAAGTCCATCAAGCGTAAGAACTCGATCCTGATCTCGATAGCACTTCTCTTGGTATTGGGAATCATGTCAGTCATGGGATTCGGTCCCTGGATGACCGACCTGTCGCCTCTTGATCAGGGAGCCGGATGGTTAGGAATTTTCGACAACATCACCAACGTTATCCTGATGCCCATAGTCGCCATCCTGACCTGTGTCTTCATAGGATACGTCATTAAGGTGACCGTCATCACGGACGAGGTGAAGGCCGAAGGAAACACCTTCAGATCGGAGAAGGCTTTCGTTTTGATGATCAAGTACATCTGTCCAGTGTTCCTGGTAGTTATGCTTGTCTACGGCTTGCTGCAGATGGTCGGCGTACTGCCGCCGTTCTGA
- a CDS encoding CopG family transcriptional regulator: MTIISVSLSNEYTEELDIIQETYNLKGRSEAIRASISSAMGEIKELDKMEGIIEGVLIIVRSHHEDPWMMQIQGRYQDHIKTQMHSHLQNHKCLEVMVVSCDAPVLKDILSEIRAQGKADYVKFVRG, translated from the coding sequence ATGACGATAATAAGCGTGTCGCTCAGCAACGAATACACCGAAGAGCTGGACATCATTCAGGAAACCTACAATCTCAAAGGGAGATCTGAGGCCATCAGGGCCTCGATATCCTCAGCGATGGGAGAGATAAAGGAACTGGACAAGATGGAGGGAATCATCGAGGGGGTGCTGATCATCGTGCGCAGCCACCACGAGGACCCTTGGATGATGCAGATCCAAGGCAGATATCAGGATCACATCAAGACGCAGATGCACTCGCACCTCCAGAACCACAAATGCCTGGAGGTGATGGTGGTGTCGTGCGATGCCCCTGTTCTAAAAGACATATTATCAGAAATAAGGGCTCAGGGAAAAGCGGACTATGTCAAGTTCGTGAGAGGCTGA
- a CDS encoding MFS transporter, giving the protein MSSISERIESLPMTRMTWTILFLVGLGWMFDAMDQGMVSGVIAAINLDWGLDKYQLSWLTSSGIFGMILGAALSGAISDRIGRRTVILYTLLIYSIGSFLCGLATDYWTLLLFRFITGFGLGGELPAASTLVSEISPIKSRGRNVIILESFWAWGWIAASMVAFLVIPAFGWRMAFFVGALPALFAALLRFKVPESPRYLEVNGKREEAERIVEELERSAGVESVKDDTPSKGIEKRPWYEEFKMLWKRENLRSTAVLWVIWFGINFGYYGFVLWTPSLLTDQGFDIVKSFGFTVIMCIAQLPGYFSAAYLVERWGRKPTLIVYFFGTAAAAWFFGHADSEMTILLAGCLLYFFALGAWGCVYSYTPEVYPTDVRGSGTGWASAFGRIGAFIAPFIVPILYSSFGTEYGFVLVFAVLSAAFAMVAIVIAIFGRETKGMSLRDTSE; this is encoded by the coding sequence ATGTCGAGCATCTCGGAACGTATCGAATCCTTACCGATGACCAGGATGACCTGGACAATCCTTTTCCTGGTCGGTCTCGGATGGATGTTCGATGCCATGGATCAGGGAATGGTCAGCGGTGTCATCGCCGCCATAAACCTTGACTGGGGTCTCGACAAGTACCAGCTCAGCTGGCTGACCAGCTCTGGCATATTCGGAATGATCCTGGGTGCGGCACTTTCGGGAGCGATTTCGGACCGCATCGGAAGGAGGACTGTCATCCTTTATACCCTGCTGATCTACAGCATCGGCAGCTTCCTGTGCGGATTGGCCACGGATTATTGGACCCTGTTGTTGTTCCGTTTCATTACCGGATTCGGACTGGGAGGAGAACTACCTGCAGCCTCGACTCTTGTCAGCGAGATCTCCCCCATCAAGTCCAGAGGACGCAACGTCATCATACTGGAAAGCTTCTGGGCATGGGGATGGATCGCTGCCTCGATGGTGGCCTTCCTGGTGATTCCGGCTTTCGGATGGCGCATGGCGTTCTTCGTGGGTGCGCTGCCGGCACTGTTCGCGGCACTGCTCCGTTTCAAGGTCCCGGAGTCCCCCAGGTATCTGGAGGTCAACGGTAAGAGAGAAGAGGCCGAGAGGATAGTGGAGGAACTGGAGAGGTCTGCCGGAGTAGAATCGGTCAAGGACGATACTCCCTCGAAGGGTATAGAGAAGAGGCCCTGGTACGAAGAGTTCAAGATGCTTTGGAAGAGGGAGAACCTCCGTTCCACCGCAGTGCTTTGGGTCATCTGGTTCGGAATAAACTTCGGATACTACGGATTCGTCCTTTGGACCCCCAGCCTACTGACCGATCAGGGATTCGACATCGTCAAGAGCTTCGGATTCACAGTGATCATGTGCATAGCTCAGCTCCCCGGATACTTCAGTGCGGCTTATCTTGTGGAACGCTGGGGACGCAAGCCTACCCTCATAGTGTATTTCTTCGGTACGGCAGCGGCCGCATGGTTCTTCGGACATGCGGACTCCGAGATGACGATCCTCTTGGCAGGATGCCTGCTGTACTTCTTCGCCCTTGGAGCATGGGGCTGCGTTTATTCCTACACCCCGGAGGTCTACCCCACGGATGTCCGCGGCTCCGGTACCGGTTGGGCATCAGCGTTCGGACGCATCGGAGCATTCATCGCGCCGTTCATCGTTCCCATCCTCTACTCCAGCTTCGGTACCGAATACGGTTTCGTCCTTGTATTCGCTGTATTGTCAGCGGCGTTCGCCATGGTGGCGATAGTCATCGCCATATTCGGCAGAGAGACGAAGGGAATGAGCCTGAGGGACACGTCAGAGTGA
- a CDS encoding cation:proton antiporter, which translates to MELLLQVLFSMAVIFVLARIGATLFARFGFPGLIGEILIGILIANVAGGSFMTDILAIDPYSDEYGEDNIYDIIYTLSELGVMFLLFSVGLETKVKDLLGSGKAAFLTALLGVILPFIAGFALVMAIGGYSMNAAMFMGAAMVATSVGITARIIKDMRLMEVKESRIIIAAAVIDDVLGMIVLAIVQGMASSEGGIDMVDLSIIIIKAVVFVLAAIAVAKYVVPKIYDFFDERNAKVRAAGKVPITYNKLVFAIIVCLSMAALAEYIGLAAIIGAFLAGMMFADYAWEWELEHRVEAITSFLISFFFINVGLQVDIYAMSDMSIVFLVLIVIILAMVTKYFGCGLGARLGDKSIDRASFSIIGVGMMPRGEVGIIIASIGLHAGVMTGDLYTVVVLMSVLTTIIAPPILSSLFKKKYEGQYTIIPEDEI; encoded by the coding sequence ATGGAACTCCTCTTACAGGTTCTCTTCAGTATGGCGGTCATCTTCGTGTTGGCCCGTATAGGTGCGACACTTTTCGCAAGATTTGGTTTTCCCGGCCTTATCGGCGAGATACTCATCGGTATACTGATTGCGAACGTTGCTGGAGGAAGCTTCATGACAGATATCCTCGCTATCGATCCTTATTCTGATGAGTACGGCGAGGATAACATCTACGATATCATCTACACCCTGTCTGAGCTGGGAGTCATGTTCCTGCTGTTCTCCGTCGGATTGGAGACGAAGGTCAAGGACCTCCTGGGATCCGGTAAGGCCGCATTCCTAACGGCATTGCTGGGAGTCATACTGCCGTTCATAGCCGGTTTCGCACTTGTCATGGCGATCGGAGGATACAGCATGAACGCAGCTATGTTCATGGGTGCGGCAATGGTCGCCACATCGGTGGGAATCACTGCCCGTATCATCAAGGACATGAGACTGATGGAGGTCAAGGAGTCCCGTATCATCATCGCAGCAGCCGTCATTGACGATGTTCTCGGAATGATCGTTCTGGCCATCGTTCAGGGAATGGCATCTTCAGAGGGCGGTATAGACATGGTCGACCTCTCCATTATCATCATCAAGGCTGTGGTGTTCGTGTTGGCTGCGATAGCAGTAGCCAAGTACGTCGTCCCGAAGATCTACGACTTCTTCGATGAGAGGAATGCGAAGGTCAGGGCAGCCGGAAAGGTCCCTATCACATACAACAAGCTTGTATTCGCCATCATCGTCTGTCTTTCAATGGCCGCTCTGGCAGAGTACATCGGACTCGCGGCCATCATCGGAGCGTTCCTTGCAGGAATGATGTTCGCAGATTACGCTTGGGAGTGGGAGCTGGAGCACAGGGTGGAGGCTATCACCTCGTTCCTGATTTCGTTCTTCTTCATCAATGTCGGACTGCAGGTGGATATCTACGCGATGTCCGATATGTCCATAGTGTTCCTTGTACTGATCGTCATCATCCTCGCTATGGTCACCAAGTACTTCGGATGCGGTCTCGGAGCAAGGCTCGGGGACAAGTCGATCGACAGAGCCTCCTTCAGCATCATCGGAGTCGGTATGATGCCCAGGGGAGAGGTCGGAATCATCATCGCATCGATAGGTCTCCACGCTGGTGTGATGACCGGAGACCTCTACACCGTCGTCGTCTTGATGTCTGTGCTGACCACTATCATAGCGCCTCCGATCCTTTCTTCACTGTTCAAGAAGAAGTACGAAGGGCAATACACCATCATCCCGGAAGACGAGATCTGA
- a CDS encoding alanine/glycine:cation symporter family protein, with translation MDETEIADMLWEFDDLLWLIPFVLIFLLGLYSTIRFKGIQFTQIKEMFKVTFSKEKSEKGEVTPFQVFCVSMGNRVGVGNIAGPVTAILCGGPGAIFWMWVFATLGGATSFVESTIGQLFKTRDKDGNSKGGPAYNIANGLGLKKFGAVVAGLMIMMYLVGYISSETAAISEAFCGAFEFENNALILAIVMTIIAFIVAIGGFKRIAKSSAYIVPFMALGWLVICLVTVLLNYQNIGNAIVMIFQYAFSPPAFVGGIAGALLWGMRRGIWSNEAGIGTITNVSSLADVDHPASQGLSQSLGVLIDTLICTLTALVILTYMNFDPLVEIAEDSMPYLQGAFTSVLGDIAPTLIFIFIFLFSITCLMGDYVIGENNLKFITESKNSKYIIMILVMVVVFFSTLYASDLIFAILDILLALCGIINCFVIFKLFNRAVEVYNDYKKQKAEGVEKPKFHKDALSDDTGVTDWE, from the coding sequence ATGGATGAGACTGAAATTGCAGATATGCTGTGGGAATTCGACGATCTCTTATGGTTGATCCCGTTCGTGTTGATCTTCCTTCTCGGATTGTATTCAACCATCAGGTTCAAAGGGATCCAGTTCACACAGATCAAGGAGATGTTCAAGGTAACATTCTCCAAGGAAAAGAGTGAGAAAGGAGAAGTCACGCCGTTCCAAGTGTTCTGCGTGAGCATGGGTAACCGTGTGGGAGTCGGAAACATCGCCGGTCCCGTTACCGCAATCTTGTGCGGTGGACCCGGAGCCATATTCTGGATGTGGGTTTTCGCTACGTTGGGCGGAGCAACGAGTTTCGTTGAGTCGACCATCGGACAGCTGTTCAAGACCCGTGATAAAGATGGTAACTCCAAGGGAGGTCCCGCTTACAACATCGCCAACGGACTCGGATTGAAGAAGTTCGGAGCAGTCGTCGCCGGTCTTATGATCATGATGTATCTGGTCGGATACATCTCGTCGGAGACGGCAGCCATTTCCGAAGCGTTCTGTGGAGCATTCGAGTTCGAGAACAATGCGCTGATCCTCGCGATCGTGATGACCATCATCGCATTCATCGTGGCCATAGGAGGATTCAAGAGGATCGCCAAATCATCCGCATACATCGTTCCCTTCATGGCTCTGGGATGGCTCGTGATCTGTCTCGTTACGGTTCTGTTGAACTATCAGAATATCGGCAACGCGATCGTTATGATCTTCCAGTATGCATTCAGTCCGCCCGCATTCGTCGGCGGAATCGCTGGTGCATTGCTTTGGGGTATGAGGAGAGGAATCTGGTCCAACGAGGCCGGTATCGGTACCATTACCAACGTATCGTCCCTGGCGGATGTCGACCACCCTGCATCTCAGGGTCTCTCCCAGTCCCTGGGAGTACTCATCGACACGCTGATCTGTACCCTCACCGCACTGGTCATCCTGACCTACATGAACTTCGATCCCTTGGTGGAGATCGCAGAGGACTCCATGCCTTATCTGCAGGGAGCATTCACAAGTGTTCTCGGAGACATAGCGCCTACGCTGATCTTCATCTTCATCTTCCTGTTCTCTATCACCTGTCTCATGGGAGACTATGTGATCGGTGAGAACAATCTGAAGTTCATAACCGAGAGCAAGAACTCGAAGTACATCATCATGATCCTGGTCATGGTGGTCGTGTTCTTCTCCACCCTGTATGCATCGGACCTCATCTTCGCCATACTGGACATCCTGTTGGCGCTGTGCGGTATAATCAACTGTTTCGTCATCTTCAAGCTCTTCAACCGTGCTGTTGAAGTCTACAATGATTACAAGAAGCAGAAGGCCGAAGGCGTTGAGAAGCCCAAATTCCACAAGGATGCTCTCAGTGACGACACCGGTGTGACCGATTGGGAATGA
- a CDS encoding ZIP family metal transporter: MEPIMLFLMYSALLVAISLIGAYLPMFGRKDDGRTHLMIAISAGIFLGLLLFMLLPEALEESEEGGIDTHYSMIVLALGFLAILILEKLMDHLHHDKCGCHEDGHSHKLVSVSSYIGLAIHAACDGLALAAMFMAGEEVGLMATIGLCIHKFAELFSLSSTMLLSDYTRRSSLVRLGIFALITPITGTLFFMLFSGMEVEGLLGLPLMFASGTLLYVTMCDMLPEAFHREEKEMKSLALILLGVGLMLAIALLFPHVH, encoded by the coding sequence ATGGAACCGATAATGCTGTTCTTGATGTATTCAGCGCTCCTTGTGGCGATCTCGCTGATAGGAGCTTACCTGCCCATGTTCGGCAGGAAGGATGATGGGCGCACCCATCTTATGATCGCCATAAGCGCGGGGATATTCCTCGGTCTGCTTCTGTTCATGCTCCTGCCGGAGGCTCTGGAGGAAAGCGAGGAGGGTGGAATCGACACCCACTACTCGATGATCGTCCTTGCGCTAGGTTTCCTCGCCATACTGATCCTGGAGAAGCTGATGGACCATCTCCATCACGACAAGTGCGGCTGCCACGAGGATGGACACTCCCACAAGCTCGTCTCTGTTTCGTCATACATCGGTCTGGCGATCCATGCAGCCTGCGACGGTCTCGCCCTGGCGGCTATGTTCATGGCCGGAGAGGAAGTCGGTCTGATGGCCACCATCGGTTTGTGCATCCACAAGTTCGCGGAGCTGTTCTCCCTATCGTCCACGATGCTCCTTTCGGATTACACCAGGAGGAGCTCGCTCGTGCGCTTGGGGATATTCGCTCTTATCACCCCGATCACCGGTACGCTGTTCTTCATGCTGTTCAGCGGAATGGAGGTTGAGGGACTGCTCGGACTGCCACTTATGTTCGCATCCGGAACCCTGCTGTATGTCACCATGTGCGACATGCTGCCCGAGGCCTTCCACAGGGAGGAGAAGGAGATGAAGTCTCTTGCCCTCATCCTGCTGGGAGTCGGACTGATGCTAGCCATCGCCCTGCTGTTCCCGCATGTTCATTGA